The Microbulbifer sp. TB1203 nucleotide sequence GTTTGCCGGCCGGCCAGCGCGCGCGTCCCACTGAAGACCAGCCACAGGATACCCAGGGTCGCGAGCAGGGATGGCAGGCGCGCCGGGAACTCGCCCACACCCAGCAGTTTGAAGGAGAGCGCCTGGCTCCAGAAGGACAGTGGCGGCTTCCCCCAGAAGGGGACGCCGTAATCAAAATAGGGTGTAATCCAGTCACCGGTTTCCGCCATGATCCTGGCGATCTCGGCGTAGCGGGGTTCCGAGGTATCCATTAGCGGCAGCAGCACCATGGCAGCGAGGCGGCTCACCAGTGCCAATCCGAGCAGCCAGGCGAAGCGGGAGAGGGATTTATTCATCGCCCACCGCCTCCGCGCGCTGCCCCGCCAGGCCCATCGCCGGAATGCCGCCGATAATGTCCTGGATCAGATAGGTGGGACGCTGTTTGGTTTCCAGGTAGGTTTTGCCCACATACTCGCCGAGGATGCCAATGGTCAGCAGTTGTATGCCGCCGAAGAAGGTGATGACCGCGATCAGCGACGGATACCCCTGCACCACGTCGCCCAGCAGCAGCGCCTTGATCACTATCCAGAGCCCGAACAGGCCGCCGGTCGCCGCCGCCAGCACGCCGGCGATCGTGGCCCAGTGCAGGGGTGCGATGGAAAAGGAGGTGATAGCCTCGATCGCCAGGCGGGCGAGCGCCACGTAGTCCCACTTGGTGACGCCCCCGGCGCGCGCCGCTCGATCGTATTCGATGACGCGCGTCTCCATGCCGACCCAGGCGAACAGGCCTTTCATATAGCGGTTGCGCTCCGGCAGTTGCCGCAGCGCATCCAGCGCCCGGCGGCTCAGCAGGCGGAAATCGCCGGTATCGGCGGGAATGCCGCAGTCGCTGATGCGATTCAGCAGGCGGTAGAAGACGTGGGCGCTGGCGCGCTTGAACAGGGTTTCCCCGGCGCGACTGCGGCGCTGCATCAGCACCACGTCGGCGCCCTCGCGCCAAGCGGCCACCATCTGCGGTATCAGCTCCGGAGGGTCCTGGAGATCCGCGTCCAGGATAATCGCCGCATCGCCCGTGGCCTGGTCGAGGCCCGCGGTCATTGCCGCTTCCTTGCCGAAATTGCGACTCAGTCGCACCAGTTTGATCTGGGGATAAATAATGGCCTGCCGCGCCAGGTATTGGGCGCCGCCATCCCGGCTGCCATCGTCGACGAACAGCAGTTCGCCGGAGAGCGGCAACTGATCCAGCACTCGCAGCAGGCGCTCCAGGCACTGGGGTAATACGGGACCCTCGTTATAAAACGGGATAATGACCGACAGCTTGAGAGGCTGGCGGTGGCGCAGCTTGTGTAGTCTGGGTGCGGATATCGTGTTCATGTAAACACCACCTTGCCGTAAAGACGGTAGTTGAGCAGGGTGAGCGCCCCGGTTGTGGCCGATTGCGCGAGCGGAGCCGGCAGTGCGGCCAGTTGATAGAGGACGGTAAACAGAGTGAGGTTG carries:
- a CDS encoding glycosyltransferase family 2 protein, translating into MNTISAPRLHKLRHRQPLKLSVIIPFYNEGPVLPQCLERLLRVLDQLPLSGELLFVDDGSRDGGAQYLARQAIIYPQIKLVRLSRNFGKEAAMTAGLDQATGDAAIILDADLQDPPELIPQMVAAWREGADVVLMQRRSRAGETLFKRASAHVFYRLLNRISDCGIPADTGDFRLLSRRALDALRQLPERNRYMKGLFAWVGMETRVIEYDRAARAGGVTKWDYVALARLAIEAITSFSIAPLHWATIAGVLAAATGGLFGLWIVIKALLLGDVVQGYPSLIAVITFFGGIQLLTIGILGEYVGKTYLETKQRPTYLIQDIIGGIPAMGLAGQRAEAVGDE